The following proteins are co-located in the Vicugna pacos chromosome 3, VicPac4, whole genome shotgun sequence genome:
- the LOC116278199 gene encoding 2'-5'-oligoadenylate synthase 1-like: protein MAYYDVLGPTASTDLKLHLYRKLHLCNDSDEAQLCALALLPYQVDFVKASVSRVKELIRLMMHWFKTSFASTTEENKFRRLPSSYTVELLTIYIWERAEKPLFFSLVQGMRAVLKLLVRYAEIDVVWHRHYHRKFPIFVKVYQKHTRLFILDPVNPTINVCDTCNAWDEVAHVARRSLLKPLFSRVRAEPPWLFTNDW from the exons ATGGCCTACTATGATGTCCTGGGACCTACAGCCTCCACAG ATTTAAAACTTCACCTTTACCGCAAACTGCACCTCTGTAACGACAGTGACGAAGCCCAGCTGTGTGCCTTGGCCCTCTTGCCATACCAAGTGGATTTTGTCAAGGCGTCTGTCTCGAGGGTGAAGGAGCTCATTCGTTTAATGATGCATTGGTTTAAGACATCATTTGCCAGCACCACCGAGGAAAATAA ATTCCGGAGACTTCCCTCCTCTTACACAGTGGAGCTCCTCACCATTTACATCTGGGAACGGGCGGAAAAGCCCCTGTTCTTCAGCCTGGTGCAGGGAATGAGGGCAGTCCTCAAACTTCTGGTTCGGTATGCAGAAATCGATGTGGTTTGGCACAGACACTATCATCGCAAGTTCCCCATTTTTGTAAAGGTTTACCAGAAACACACAAG gcTGTTCATTTTAGACCCTGTAAATCCTACCATCAACGTATGTGACACCTGCAATGCCTGGGATGAAGTTGCCCACGTGGCAAGACGCAGCCTACTGAAGCCTCTTTTCAGCAGAGTGAGAGCTGAGCCCCCCTGGCTTTTCACAAATGACTGGTAA